From the Cohaesibacter sp. ES.047 genome, the window CTTCGGGAAAGACCGGTTCATCATCAAGATGGTTGGGGCTGATGTCGTTAACCGCGGGAATGTCGCTTGCGGTCAGAACGGCCACGACGCCCTCGCTCTCTTCACACTCGGAAAGATCCATGGCAAGGATCCGGGCGTGGGCGCGCTCAGACAAGCCAAGCGCGCCATGCAGGGTGCCAATCGGCTCCATCATGTCGTCGGTATAGTCCGCTCCGCCGGTGACATGCTTGATGGCAGACTCGTGAATTTGGCTGTCATGAGCAGCACCCTTGATGGCCGCATTGCCGCCGGGCGTCATGTTGGTGTCCTGTTTCATTCCGCAGCCACTCCCTCTTCAGAGACCGTATGCTCCAGCCAGAAGCGGCGGAAGAGATTTTGCGCCACCTTCATGCGGTAGGCATCGCTGGCTCGCCCGTCGCTGAGCGGTTTGAAATCATCCGGCAGCCGTTTGGCTGCGGCAAGAAGCGTGTCGAGCGCGAAGGGTTTGCCCTTGAGGGCCTTCTCGGCAGCGGATGCGCGCTTTGGCACGCCAGCCATGCCGCCAAAGGCAATGCGGGCGCGGGTGATGACGCCATCTGTCACATCAAGGCAGAAGCCGGCGCTGACCGATGAAATGTCCTCATCGCGACGCTTCGAAATTTTGTAAGCACTACAAAGGCTGGTCTCATCAAGAGTGGGGATGCGGATGATTTCGACAAAATCCCCGGCGGCGCGGTCCTGTTGGCCATAGTCGATGAAAAAGCGCTCCAGCGGCAAACAGCGCTGGTTCGAGCCGCGCCGCAGGATGAGTTCAGCACCGAGGGCAATGAGCACCGGTGGCAGATCACCAATCGGTGAGCCGTTGGCGATGTTGCCGCCGATGGTGCCCATGTTGCGGATCTGCGGACCGGCGATCCTCAGCCAGAAGTCATTCAAATGCGGAAAATGCTCCGCAATGGCTCCGGCAGCCTCGGTGTAGGTCACGCCCGCGCCGATGAAGAGGCTGTCTTCTGTTGCGTGGATGTCCTTGAGCTCCTCAAGGTGATTGATGAAGAGCACCGTGGAGAGGCGCTTGAGTTGCTTGGTCACCCAGAGGCCGACGTCCGTGTTGCCTGCGATGATAGTAGCCTCGGGCTCCTCCATGCGCACGGTGGCAAAATCTGCAAGGCTTGCGGGCAGGATCGCCCGTTCGCCATCCTTCTCGATCACCACCCGTGCGCCATCCTTGAGGTCGAGCAGACGCGCAAGGTTGGCTTCGCGTTCTCGCGCCAGCCAATCGGAGGCTGGATTGCCATACTGGCTGATGGCCATGGCCGCGTCGATGATCGGGCGGTAGCCGGTACAGCGGCAGAGATTGCCCTGAAGTGCGACTTCCACCGCCTCGCGTCCGGGATTGGGCGTCTGCATCCAGAGCGCATAAAGCGACATGACGATGCCCGGCGTGCAAAAGCCGCATTGGCTGCCGTGATGATCCACCATCGCCTGCTGCACAGGGTGCAGCGCCTCAGCTTCTCCCTTGAGCGCTTCGATGGTAACGATGTGGCACCCATCAAGGCTGGGCAGAAAGCGGATGCAGGCATTGACGGTCTCATAGACGAGCGTGCCCTTCATGAGCCGCCCGACAAGCACCGTACAGGCGCCACAGTCCCCTTCGGCACACCCTTCCTTGCTTCCAGTCAGGCGCTGCTCGATTCGCAAAAAATCGAGCAAGGTCTCGCAAGGCGAACAGGTGTCGCGTTGTACCAGCTGATCATTGAGCCAGAAGCGGATTTCCCTGCGAAGAGAAGGCATTGACGGTCCCCTTGAAATTTAGAATCGCGGGATATGAATGCAAATATCAGTATAGTAACAATCCCGGATATCTCGCAGCGTAGAAGACCGGCATCTTTTCAAAAACACAAAAAATTCTACGA encodes:
- the xdhA gene encoding xanthine dehydrogenase small subunit, encoding MPSLRREIRFWLNDQLVQRDTCSPCETLLDFLRIEQRLTGSKEGCAEGDCGACTVLVGRLMKGTLVYETVNACIRFLPSLDGCHIVTIEALKGEAEALHPVQQAMVDHHGSQCGFCTPGIVMSLYALWMQTPNPGREAVEVALQGNLCRCTGYRPIIDAAMAISQYGNPASDWLAREREANLARLLDLKDGARVVIEKDGERAILPASLADFATVRMEEPEATIIAGNTDVGLWVTKQLKRLSTVLFINHLEELKDIHATEDSLFIGAGVTYTEAAGAIAEHFPHLNDFWLRIAGPQIRNMGTIGGNIANGSPIGDLPPVLIALGAELILRRGSNQRCLPLERFFIDYGQQDRAAGDFVEIIRIPTLDETSLCSAYKISKRRDEDISSVSAGFCLDVTDGVITRARIAFGGMAGVPKRASAAEKALKGKPFALDTLLAAAKRLPDDFKPLSDGRASDAYRMKVAQNLFRRFWLEHTVSEEGVAAE